A stretch of Campylobacter gracilis DNA encodes these proteins:
- a CDS encoding vWA domain-containing protein, with product MKKIILLVAALAGIMFAKSVELATPADHKDGVNHLELVLILDKSGSMSGLESDTIGGFNSMIEKERKEGIDASVTTVLFDTKFNVIHDRTPLKKVENLTSKEYYAGGNTALLDAVGSTIARIERVPDIYAKNNRVLFVIITDGMENSSREYSKAQIKKMISDKQEKYDWEFIFLGANIDAASEAQSIGIKSENALKYENSKEGVSKNFEAAAEISKDVATDNKANSKWRDKVLQDKK from the coding sequence ATGAAAAAAATCATCCTTCTTGTAGCCGCGCTTGCGGGCATAATGTTTGCCAAAAGTGTAGAGCTCGCCACACCGGCCGATCATAAAGACGGCGTAAATCACCTAGAACTAGTGCTGATCCTAGATAAATCAGGCTCGATGAGCGGGCTTGAGAGCGATACGATCGGCGGATTTAACTCGATGATAGAAAAGGAGCGCAAAGAGGGCATCGACGCGAGCGTCACGACCGTGCTTTTCGATACGAAATTTAATGTCATCCACGACCGCACGCCGCTTAAAAAGGTCGAAAACCTAACGTCCAAAGAGTACTACGCCGGCGGCAATACCGCGCTACTAGACGCCGTCGGCAGCACGATAGCGCGTATCGAGCGAGTGCCCGACATCTATGCCAAAAACAATCGCGTGCTTTTCGTCATCATCACCGACGGGATGGAGAACTCGAGCCGCGAATACTCCAAAGCGCAGATCAAAAAGATGATTAGCGACAAGCAGGAGAAATACGACTGGGAGTTTATCTTTTTGGGCGCTAATATCGACGCCGCAAGCGAAGCGCAAAGTATCGGCATCAAAAGCGAAAACGCCCTAAAATACGAGAATTCCAAAGAGGGCGTAAGTAAAAATTTCGAAGCGGCGGCCGAGATATCCAAAGACGTAGCGACCGACAACAAAGCAAACTCGAAATGGCGCGACAAGGTGCTTCAGGACAAAAAATAG
- a CDS encoding alanine racemase: MSVSDIDTPALLIDREIVLRNLQKMQSYADAAGVSLRPHTKTHKMPYFAKLQKSLGAAGITVAKTGEAEIMAANGLKDIFIANEIVGELKFRRIIALLRAGINLSFGTDSIEQAGLIERAFERSGTKACVLAEIEVGENRSGFVEKQDFAAFIKFIKGCKNIEFRGVFSHDGHSYKAADKSECERIHLAAQRRTLEFADIARELALPARVVSIGSTPSLINDFEILKGITEIRPGTYIFMDASQAQAYGDYSMNAASILTTVISRPTADRIITDVGAKGLTQQRRTEGFTATPGLGRIKGTEVWINGVYDEHAIIYDRALRDAVRVGDRLEIYPNHICPVVNLHEFAYLVSGGEVVEKIAVLCRGKLQ; this comes from the coding sequence ATGAGTGTATCCGACATCGACACGCCGGCGCTGCTGATTGATCGCGAAATCGTGCTTCGCAACCTGCAAAAGATGCAAAGCTACGCGGACGCCGCGGGCGTGAGCCTGCGCCCGCACACCAAAACGCACAAAATGCCCTATTTCGCGAAGCTGCAAAAAAGCCTCGGCGCTGCGGGCATCACGGTCGCCAAAACGGGCGAAGCCGAGATCATGGCGGCAAACGGGCTAAAAGATATATTTATCGCAAACGAGATCGTGGGCGAGTTGAAATTTCGGCGCATCATCGCGCTTTTGCGCGCGGGGATAAACTTAAGCTTCGGCACAGATAGCATAGAGCAGGCGGGCCTGATAGAACGCGCCTTTGAGCGTAGCGGCACGAAGGCCTGCGTGCTTGCCGAGATCGAAGTGGGCGAAAACCGCTCGGGCTTCGTGGAAAAGCAGGATTTCGCGGCGTTTATAAAATTTATAAAAGGCTGTAAAAATATCGAATTCCGCGGCGTATTCTCCCACGACGGACACTCCTACAAAGCCGCCGATAAGAGCGAATGCGAGCGCATCCACCTAGCCGCGCAGCGCCGCACGCTGGAGTTTGCGGATATCGCGCGCGAGCTGGCTCTGCCCGCACGCGTCGTTAGTATCGGCTCGACGCCATCGCTCATAAATGATTTTGAAATTTTAAAAGGTATCACCGAGATCCGCCCGGGCACATATATCTTTATGGACGCCTCGCAGGCGCAGGCGTACGGCGATTATTCGATGAATGCGGCGAGTATCCTTACGACCGTCATCAGCAGGCCTACGGCGGACCGCATCATCACCGACGTCGGCGCCAAGGGGCTCACGCAGCAGAGGCGCACCGAGGGTTTCACCGCCACGCCCGGGCTCGGGCGCATAAAGGGCACGGAGGTGTGGATAAATGGCGTTTACGACGAGCACGCGATCATCTACGACAGAGCGCTGCGAGACGCCGTGCGCGTAGGCGATCGGCTCGAAATTTATCCAAACCACATCTGCCCCGTCGTAAATTTACACGAGTTCGCCTATCTCGTTAGCGGCGGCGAGGTCGTAGAAAAGATCGCTGTGCTATGCAGAGGCAAGCTGCAATGA
- a CDS encoding pyrimidine dimer DNA glycosylase/endonuclease V, with protein sequence MRLWTISFKYLDAKGLVALWREALLAKNVLAELTKGYKNHPQLDRFYAHENALEAVNAYLAEVYAQACARGYKFDAAKVGEFDARNLAQISVARGQIEYEFAFLQKKLKSRDVKAYERNLSVKNVEIASIFKEVEGGIEPWEKVKI encoded by the coding sequence ATGAGACTTTGGACGATAAGCTTTAAATATCTCGACGCAAAGGGGCTCGTGGCGCTGTGGCGCGAGGCGCTGCTAGCTAAAAACGTGCTGGCTGAGCTTACTAAGGGCTACAAAAATCACCCGCAGCTCGACCGCTTTTACGCGCATGAAAACGCGCTAGAGGCGGTAAATGCGTATTTGGCGGAGGTTTACGCGCAGGCCTGCGCTCGCGGGTATAAATTTGACGCCGCGAAGGTGGGCGAATTTGACGCGCGAAATTTGGCTCAAATCAGCGTCGCTCGCGGTCAGATCGAGTATGAATTCGCCTTTTTACAAAAGAAGCTAAAATCGCGCGATGTCAAGGCTTACGAGCGAAATTTAAGCGTAAAAAATGTAGAAATCGCGAGCATTTTTAAAGAGGTCGAGGGCGGAATCGAGCCGTGGGAGAAGGTTAAAATTTAG
- a CDS encoding zinc finger-like domain-containing protein — protein MDKLDKEGLAEAFVARLKALARSGGADLRELDREFYGFSVRLGVRYDFDGKFSVSQISGGERAQLHFADIAQFEAHARECLRAASTDAELSETFMLRLRADPQKAAMNADQIIKFHDFKPFSVQLRCEHCGGSGRRRCKACEGAGKTPCANCGGRGRLICSTCKGAGGYSRAALSSTDAHVRGLSGGDSAGSASNSMGYRFISCASCGGSGSRICPACGGAGRLRCEKCGGAGDFRCEHCDGRGYFTRTGKVSVYARPSVSIGASSQVFGRELLEFLCSKGVGFAARRLLFRLSSLRAAQGGCEAVFSAEDDFLRLSFAVCGKAYDAACFGGVTFVRPNFFDEVFASELAAARGAPARLGRNDAQSLFTLFRAKPALDAAMRLASAKLRGETLNLDQLRGSDGYFNSVNSTCGTADRDALSLAKDASRKENLEGGASVKFAGMKFASAPANSMGAEDNHLGLRGEQGRFAGGVGGGIKFAGADLLEGGENSAGDFEARQQSSEALAQNRPNFAGLQEGLGGTSDCAAEDLYKLRSKRDYRGLSALGAENSTNSIDSSAINSANSKNFAAAKFKNRANTQSPAASNSKISLFARLKKFFFPRSLREDCAQSFAAAIMRVCEGFISQQCARDLGSAMAGALGVLSPRYDRAVWCIGGGALIAAAALACEGCFEMIFAEHYFWALACGVAIAAAGLLGGVALWLASVVQCTVKARKIPREYRCGRGGAAFARFCKALLCAVLASAIYGGAANTGYVPKTGAAGLLRGWMPTFFEDENSTSASDGVNSVDENSTSASSNGSESPASNSASGATKDSAAMQKDKILYIQKSIGVRQDGIFGARTLKKAREVLDQNLSGVDEIYEALKSKEQARSNPNSSDQTAP, from the coding sequence ATGGACAAGCTGGATAAAGAGGGGCTTGCAGAGGCGTTTGTCGCTAGGCTCAAGGCTTTAGCGCGTAGCGGTGGCGCCGATCTGCGTGAGCTTGATCGCGAGTTTTACGGATTTAGCGTGAGGCTTGGCGTGCGTTATGACTTTGACGGCAAGTTTAGCGTCTCGCAGATAAGTGGCGGCGAGCGCGCTCAGCTGCATTTCGCAGATATCGCGCAGTTCGAGGCTCATGCGCGCGAGTGCCTACGCGCGGCAAGCACTGATGCGGAGCTAAGCGAGACCTTTATGCTGCGCCTGCGCGCAGACCCCCAAAAAGCCGCTATGAATGCGGATCAAATCATAAAATTCCACGATTTTAAGCCCTTTAGCGTTCAGCTGCGTTGCGAGCATTGCGGCGGATCGGGCAGGAGGCGCTGCAAAGCCTGCGAAGGCGCAGGCAAGACGCCGTGCGCTAACTGCGGCGGACGCGGGCGCTTGATCTGCTCCACTTGCAAGGGCGCCGGTGGCTATAGCCGTGCGGCGTTAAGCTCTACGGACGCTCACGTGCGCGGTCTTTCTGGAGGTGACTCTGCAGGCTCTGCGTCAAATTCTATGGGCTATCGCTTCATCTCCTGCGCTAGCTGCGGCGGTAGCGGCTCGCGCATTTGTCCCGCTTGCGGCGGCGCAGGCAGATTGCGCTGCGAAAAGTGCGGCGGTGCGGGTGATTTTCGCTGCGAGCATTGCGATGGGCGCGGGTATTTCACTCGCACTGGCAAAGTATCCGTTTATGCCCGCCCTAGCGTCAGCATAGGCGCTAGCTCGCAGGTTTTCGGGCGCGAGCTGCTGGAGTTTTTATGCAGCAAGGGCGTAGGTTTTGCGGCGCGCAGACTTTTGTTTCGTCTAAGCTCGCTGCGAGCGGCGCAGGGCGGCTGTGAAGCGGTATTTAGCGCGGAGGATGATTTTTTGCGCTTGAGTTTTGCCGTCTGCGGTAAGGCTTACGATGCGGCGTGCTTCGGTGGCGTGACATTCGTAAGACCCAACTTTTTTGACGAAGTTTTTGCGTCGGAGCTTGCGGCGGCACGTGGTGCGCCCGCTAGACTAGGGCGGAACGATGCGCAAAGCCTTTTTACGCTATTTCGCGCAAAGCCTGCGCTGGATGCGGCGATGCGCCTAGCTAGTGCTAAGCTGCGCGGCGAGACGCTAAATCTCGATCAGTTGCGCGGCTCGGACGGATATTTTAACTCTGTAAATTCTACCTGCGGCACGGCTGATCGCGACGCTTTGAGCCTTGCAAAAGACGCTTCTCGCAAAGAAAATCTCGAGGGCGGCGCGAGCGTAAAATTTGCGGGCATGAAATTCGCGAGCGCTCCGGCAAATTCTATGGGCGCGGAAGATAATCACCTGGGGTTGCGCGGAGAGCAAGGCAGGTTCGCAGGAGGAGTGGGCGGCGGCATAAAATTTGCCGGGGCGGATCTTTTGGAAGGTGGAGAGAATTCTGCCGGCGATTTTGAGGCTAGGCAGCAAAGCAGCGAAGCTCTCGCGCAGAATAGACCTAATTTTGCCGGCTTGCAAGAGGGCTTAGGCGGCACTTCTGATTGTGCCGCAGAGGATCTTTACAAATTACGCAGCAAGCGAGATTACCGAGGTTTAAGCGCCTTGGGTGCTGAAAATTCCACAAATTCCATAGACTCCTCCGCGATAAATTCTGCAAATTCCAAAAACTTCGCCGCTGCAAAATTTAAAAATCGCGCGAATACGCAAAGCCCTGCCGCGTCAAATTCTAAAATTTCGCTCTTTGCCCGATTGAAGAAATTCTTTTTCCCGCGTTCTTTGCGCGAGGATTGCGCGCAGAGTTTCGCCGCGGCGATTATGCGCGTTTGCGAGGGCTTTATTTCGCAGCAATGCGCTCGCGATTTGGGTAGCGCGATGGCTGGGGCGCTTGGCGTGCTAAGCCCACGCTATGACCGCGCGGTGTGGTGCATAGGCGGAGGCGCGCTCATCGCAGCGGCTGCGCTGGCGTGCGAGGGCTGCTTCGAGATGATCTTTGCGGAGCATTATTTTTGGGCACTTGCATGCGGCGTGGCAATCGCTGCTGCGGGGCTGTTGGGCGGTGTGGCGCTGTGGCTGGCAAGCGTAGTGCAGTGTACCGTAAAAGCTCGTAAAATTCCGCGAGAGTATCGCTGCGGCAGAGGCGGCGCGGCGTTTGCTCGCTTTTGCAAAGCTCTGCTCTGCGCCGTTTTGGCTAGCGCAATCTACGGAGGCGCGGCAAATACGGGCTACGTACCAAAAACTGGCGCAGCAGGGCTGCTGCGAGGGTGGATGCCTACATTTTTTGAGGACGAAAATTCCACTTCCGCGAGTGATGGCGTAAATTCTGTAGACGAAAATTCTACGAGTGCAAGCTCTAACGGCTCTGAAAGCCCTGCTTCAAATTCCGCTTCCGGGGCGACTAAGGATTCCGCTGCGATGCAAAAGGATAAAATTTTATATATCCAAAAAAGCATCGGAGTGAGGCAGGATGGGATTTTTGGCGCACGCACGCTAAAAAAGGCGAGAGAGGTTTTGGATCAGAATCTAAGCGGCGTCGATGAAATTTACGAGGCTCTAAAAAGCAAAGAGCAGGCGAGATCGAACCCGAACTCTAGCGATCAAACTGCGCCTTAA
- a CDS encoding tetratricopeptide repeat protein, giving the protein MKNKILILALIATLAANFALAENFEITADDISRATKSCDKGDMKSCGALAQIYNYGWGVPQDLLKAAPLYVKACKGGDAESCVNLGILYQSGEGMPRDEAKAAELFDKACDDGHAIGCSNAGSAYIRGRGVRKDAIKGVGYYVRGCDMDIADSWLACLNLARLYEGSDNVKAVEYYKKACELGGKDRFMSSVAEHEQIWKSSCESYERLK; this is encoded by the coding sequence ATGAAAAATAAAATTTTAATTCTAGCGCTTATCGCGACGCTTGCTGCAAATTTCGCGCTTGCCGAAAATTTTGAAATCACCGCAGACGATATAAGCCGGGCTACAAAATCCTGCGATAAGGGCGATATGAAGTCGTGCGGGGCGTTGGCACAGATTTATAATTATGGCTGGGGCGTGCCGCAAGATCTGCTAAAGGCTGCGCCGTTATACGTCAAAGCTTGCAAAGGCGGCGATGCGGAGTCGTGCGTAAATTTAGGCATTTTGTATCAAAGCGGAGAGGGGATGCCGCGCGATGAGGCGAAGGCGGCGGAGCTGTTCGACAAAGCCTGCGATGACGGGCACGCGATAGGCTGCAGTAACGCAGGCTCTGCGTATATCAGAGGCAGAGGCGTGCGCAAAGACGCTATAAAGGGCGTAGGTTACTATGTGCGCGGTTGCGATATGGATATCGCAGACAGCTGGCTTGCGTGTTTAAATTTAGCGCGTCTTTACGAGGGCAGCGATAATGTTAAAGCCGTAGAGTACTACAAAAAGGCCTGCGAGCTAGGCGGTAAAGATAGATTTATGAGCTCGGTAGCGGAGCATGAGCAGATATGGAAAAGCTCATGCGAAAGCTACGAAAGGCTTAAATAG
- a CDS encoding DMT family transporter: protein MNKSLEFRADIGMLFVAIAFGLGYLPTSQALASNNAFVLLFWRFFAASIIAGAIFFPKLKAITSREIKHGAVLSLFLFAGFTSQTFAFKFAQSSSVAFIIGLNVALVPFIAAALFRHKIYSYAYAGIALAVIGLYLIGDTQLGLGKGEALALVCACAYSFHIVLTNRFVQSCDVAGIAYVQILCLSVLCCFAAIFFERVSIVPVMDRSFFVAMAVICLLGTVFGFFAQALMQKYTTPVKTALFFTLEPVTAGIMGVFVGGERLSAMQILGAALILAGVLISEIGNYLSARRSRSADV, encoded by the coding sequence ATGAATAAAAGTTTGGAATTCAGAGCCGACATCGGAATGCTCTTCGTGGCGATCGCTTTTGGGCTCGGGTATCTGCCCACCTCGCAGGCGCTTGCGAGTAACAACGCCTTCGTGCTGCTATTTTGGCGCTTTTTTGCCGCAAGTATCATCGCAGGCGCGATATTTTTCCCCAAGCTCAAAGCCATAACTTCGCGCGAGATCAAGCACGGCGCGGTGCTTAGCCTGTTTTTATTCGCGGGCTTTACGTCGCAAACCTTCGCCTTTAAATTTGCGCAAAGCTCCTCCGTGGCGTTCATCATCGGCCTAAACGTCGCGCTCGTGCCCTTCATCGCCGCGGCGCTGTTTAGACACAAAATTTACTCCTACGCCTACGCGGGCATCGCGCTTGCGGTCATAGGGCTATATCTCATCGGCGACACGCAGCTTGGGCTCGGCAAGGGCGAAGCGCTGGCGCTAGTCTGCGCGTGCGCGTATTCGTTTCACATCGTGCTGACCAACCGTTTCGTGCAAAGCTGCGACGTAGCGGGCATCGCCTACGTGCAGATCCTCTGCTTAAGCGTGCTTTGCTGCTTTGCGGCGATCTTTTTTGAAAGAGTCAGCATCGTGCCGGTGATGGATAGAAGCTTTTTCGTCGCGATGGCGGTGATCTGCCTGCTAGGAACGGTTTTTGGCTTTTTTGCGCAGGCCTTGATGCAAAAATACACGACGCCCGTAAAAACCGCTCTGTTTTTCACGCTCGAACCCGTAACGGCGGGTATTATGGGCGTATTCGTGGGCGGAGAGAGGCTAAGCGCGATGCAAATTTTAGGCGCGGCGCTCATCCTCGCAGGCGTCCTAATAAGCGAGATCGGAAACTACCTCAGCGCAAGACGGAGCAGATCCGCAGACGTTTGA